A window of the Procambarus clarkii isolate CNS0578487 chromosome 19, FALCON_Pclarkii_2.0, whole genome shotgun sequence genome harbors these coding sequences:
- the LOC138366197 gene encoding mucin-5AC-like, which produces MTYKRKGLNARVANLTRGRRRWLERRDAVTQGRLLSSEALPSSPVRGMTQQPHPASTLLTHPQPLDVYGPATTVPSTSGVAVPSTSTAVAGVAVPSTSGVAVPSTSGVAVPSTSGGAVPSTSTAVTGVAVPSTSGGMCMELAHLAQWMPICKGANYERNRSMTHSTTGGRTLILFYSGCDAETWTSCSSFYNHFINKFINKLNNFYETRNMPP; this is translated from the exons ATGACCTATAAACGGAAGGGTCTGAATGCAAGAGTAGCCAATTTGACACGCGGTCGCCGTCGTTGGCTGGAAAGGAGAGACGCTGTAACACAAGGGAGGTTATTATCAAGTGAAGCCCTCCCCTCCTCACCTGTGAGAGGCATGACGCAGCAGCCACACCCTGcttcgaccctcctcacacatcctcaacccctcgatgtgtatggaccggccacgacagtgccatctacatctggtgtggcagtgccatctacatctactgctgtggctggtgtggcagtgccgtctacatctggtgtggcagtgccatctacatctggtgtggcagtgccatctacatctggtggggcagtgccatctacatctactgctgtgactggtgtggcagtgccgtctACATCTGGT gggatgtgcatggaacttgcacaccttgctcaatggatgcctatctgcaagggtgccaattatgaacgaaatcggtcgatgacacactcgactacaggtggccgaactttgatcttattttactcag ggtgtgatgctgaaacttggaccagttgcagctctttctataaccatttcataaataaatttataaacaaattgaacaatttttacgaaacccgtaatatgcccccttaa